A stretch of Sulfuricurvum sp. DNA encodes these proteins:
- a CDS encoding chemotaxis protein CheW yields MELNSAQSRRERYLTFFLGEEQYGIAIGRIKEIIAMMKVTNVPKTPEYMRGVINLRGSIIPVVDTRLRFGMEERESDMHTTIIIVEVEKVNIGFIVDRVEEVASIDAAHMSEPPKFGNQIDTDFICSMAQMEENVVMILDVLKLFEADELLTLEQMQTLETQKGE; encoded by the coding sequence ATGGAATTAAACAGTGCTCAATCACGACGGGAACGGTATCTCACTTTCTTTTTAGGAGAGGAACAATACGGTATCGCCATCGGTAGAATTAAAGAGATTATAGCAATGATGAAGGTAACTAATGTCCCGAAAACACCTGAATATATGCGCGGTGTTATCAATCTGCGTGGATCGATTATCCCAGTAGTCGATACACGGTTGCGTTTTGGAATGGAAGAGCGTGAGAGTGATATGCATACGACGATTATTATCGTCGAGGTAGAAAAAGTGAATATCGGCTTTATCGTTGATCGTGTAGAAGAAGTAGCATCGATTGATGCTGCCCATATGAGTGAACCTCCAAAGTTTGGTAATCAAATTGACACCGATTTTATCTGCTCAATGGCGCAAATGGAAGAGAACGTTGTGATGATTTTGGATGTTTTGAAACTCTTTGAAGCGGATGAACTTTTAACTCTTGAACAGATGCAAACACTTGAAACTCAAAAAGGAGAATAA
- a CDS encoding response regulator, which produces MAKRVIVVDDSRAVVATAELALDQMISSGVIEFKSYLNPAELLSALQAGSENYDLLISDVNMPQMNGLDLARALKGDDRYKTKPIIILTTESSEEMKMVGKEIGVTGWMVKPFSDEKMVKSLKMVLGV; this is translated from the coding sequence ATGGCGAAGAGAGTGATTGTAGTAGATGATTCAAGGGCTGTTGTCGCAACAGCAGAGCTAGCTTTGGATCAAATGATAAGCAGTGGGGTTATCGAGTTTAAATCGTATTTAAATCCGGCAGAGCTTTTAAGTGCTTTGCAAGCAGGGAGTGAAAATTATGATCTTCTGATTAGTGATGTCAATATGCCTCAGATGAATGGTTTGGATTTGGCGAGAGCTCTTAAGGGGGATGATCGTTATAAAACCAAACCGATTATCATACTTACAACCGAGAGTTCTGAAGAGATGAAAATGGTGGGTAAAGAGATCGGAGTAACAGGGTGGATGGTGAAGCCTTTTAGCGATGAAAAGATGGTGAAATCTCTCAAAATGGTATTGGGAGTATAA